TCAAAGTTAATAGAAGAACAATAGTTGGAAAGAAATattggttttttaaattgtgaaattaacaaaaaaaaatatcaaataataataactaacaGAATCGTAAATGGAATTGAAAATGCAATTCCTTGTGATGGAATTTAAGAAAACGAATAACTTTTTGAGGAATCAAAGAAGGAATGAATTCCTTTGCTGTGGACTGAACGGATTGACTACTAATTGCAATGCCTTGTAATTTCTAATTGAAAGTAATTTATTTCCTAAAAGGATGATCGCAACCCAGCTCTGCCACTTTCAAAGCtctatatgaaataaaattatctaTAAGTATTTCAGAATGAGATCATAAAATGTTATGTTTCATAATATTtagtatgtttttttaaataaattatttgaacgTGAGGTTagcaatttatttgaaatgatgTACTTTACCATTTTTCTGAACTGCCAAAAGTCAGTGGAAGAAATAAATCTATTAAGagcccactttttaaacaacgAACTTTGAATCATGGTAGTCTGAACTTCACAAAATATATCACACAGAACTGTATGGGTGGTTTGAGTCCCTCGTGACTGAACTTCCGAGAGGCGATCGTAATACTTGACGATTGGAAGGTCATGATCTATTTTTAACttcaaacaacattttttgtaaatctctTTTAAGGAAATACTTGTTGGGTTATCTTCAGCTAAGCGCATTTGTGGAGATATCGGAACTACTCTGGGAATCGTCATATTCAGAAAACGTCTGGCAGTCTCCTTTTGCTTCTCCAAATAATAGTTAAGCATTCGCATTAATTGCAAAACGCGTTCTTCTCTTCGGGCATCGCCGAGTCCTGTGTCTATAACGACTAAGTATGGATAAATCTTTCCATTAGTTCCACGAATATATAATCGTCTTGCTGCCGTGTTGTTTTTTTGAACTATTTCCACGCGTGGCATAAACCTTGCGATACGTATATGATAATGAGAAGAGGATGGCAATAGTAATTCTCCAGGCAGCTCAACTTCGGCTGTCTTTTGGCTGAAGTTTGACAAAAACCTACATTTGtcttcaataagaaatgaggtTGGAAGCTTTTTCACTTTAGCCTCTAAAGCTTTTATCCATGTTTTCAATTTAGAAATGAGATTATGCAATTTCATAGCTCCGGGCTTAGAAAAGTCGAAATCATTGGTAAATTgttctttcattttttgaaaCACTGGATCTTGGAAGGTAACTTGAGCCCTACGAGCTATAGACTCAGATGCTGCTGAATTCGAGGCAGAGGCTGCCACGGATCCCGGTATATTCTCGATGCCAATGCCAAATGTAGATCCTAATTTCTTAACAAAGTGTAGAGTGTGCGGTGTAATTGTAGCGTCGTTTACAGCGCTTCTATTTTCAAATGCAATTGCATAGCACTTAATTAAGCCTTGTCGTAATTGCCTTAGCACTTCCTCGGTCCAGCTTTCTCTGAACCAAACCATCTGATCCACGATTCCCTCTAAGGAGCTGAGAATTGTTGGATGGATTTCCCGTTGCACATGCATTACTTTAGAACAACGCCACATTGAAGGTGTTGCTTTGATTGGATTAACAGTTGACCCGGTACTCGTTTGTGTATTGATTGTTTGACCAGTATTTTGGCTGTCGAGCACCTAAAGATATGTGAAATTTGTTAACTAtagttatacatatacatacatacatatatttacgatactttttacaaattgaaaaattttgcaattatatatacataaatgcttgctaaataaattttggtatacaCATTTAGGTAATCGGAGCAAATATTGTGATACATGCTAACCATTTGCTTGTATCCGATAAGGAAAAATTGGAAAGGGAAATCTTTTATTGTAAATGAATAGAATTGATTTATATATAGTCTTGCTCATCAAAAAAATGCCATATCGCATGAGCTTTTCACGATATGCCGTTTAAGGTTAGCATATGTAACATAATATACGAGAATATTTACGTTCCTCCCTCCAACAGTCGATTCTAGATTATTCGAACAAGTCGAATGTATCACTTCAGAAGCATTccccaaaaaaatttatgggTTTATGTTTTATGACgttaaatcaacaacaaaagcgaGAAGATTTATTgaactatattttatattgtaataacCTGAGTTGGTATATAAACTGAGCAAAAACACTTCCAACAAAGCCATTTATTTATAGGAAGCCAGTTAATAATACTGATGTTTTCAAAAGCAGAGAcatgtcattaaattttaagagGCGTGACATCCATAATGTGTGTATCATAGAAATACATACCCAAATACTCGTAAGTGTAATAAAAGATAATATATCCAAATTAAGCACTTTTAACAATACAACAtatcattcatacttcgacacTCAACAGAATCCCACCAAGTACACATGTATATgttttgtatataatttcaCTAAGCCATACCGGTGTTTGAAGTTTTCCAATAAAACCGGCTTGCTCAGCTGTTTTATGTTTCTCCCTTTGCTCGATTTTTAATGTTAGATATAAAGTACGAATAGGAAAGTACACGGCTTGAGGAAATAAACGTCCTACCTgcaaataaattcatatttcGATAGCAACCAACGAAAAACTGTTCACAATTAAATCTTACATGACTCAAAAGATTCAAAATAACATTGCTTTCATATTGCACCAAGCAGCAAAGTAGTTGCGGTATCCAAGGGAGCCAATACGGCGGTGGTACACCGACCACGTATTTTTCTAAAGTACTCATAAGAGTGCCACTTGCATTCTCGTAGGACAGAAACCACAAAACTTTTGCCAGATATTTTCtcgttttgctttcattttggTGTCGGCAAGCATGCAAATAGCAAGTTATGGCACTAACCGCCAAAACCATTTGTCTATCTTTAAGAAACATTTGTTCCATATAATCACCCCACATGGCCCAAGCTTTCGTTAGCCCATCATGAAGTTGCACTGCTGCGCTGAATGCTTTACCTGCTTCTTCGGAACGCCCGATTTGTGCTAAAAGTAGTCCTTTCAGAGCGTAGAATTCCGCATTCATTTCTcctgtgaaatattttaaattggtagACTCAATTACTTCAAGCGCTTCATTTAGTTCAGTTTTCCCCGAAGAAGCGGCCATTTGCAAATAACATTTCACTTGTTGtcgtattttctaaaaataaattaataaacgactcttgaaattcattttgtaaaatagtagtttcgaaaaatatgtatgtgtttagacCATTGATGGCTTCAATCGCTATTTTTGCTGAAAGCTGCACAACATATCAAATATTGTAATAAGTGACgaataaatttgataaaattttcttatGCTATGTTCTACATTTCTTGGTTTatagtgaaataaattttccttattATGCTTACCTGAAAACAGTCCACAATTGGCACTGAGGGTATAGTGTATATTCGCGATAAAGTTTCCTGACAAACTCCAGTTAAGTTATGTTTTCTTgcgatttttccaaaataaattattgcttGAGCGGAGGCATGGACCCCAAGCATGGTATTACCCTGGTCCGATTGTTGCTCAAGGTGCTGAGTGATTATTTGATAATGATGCTGTCGCCATGTAAATATATCACTCCAATGTGATAAATCGTCTGCAACCACAGGCAGACGATTCCGCCACGTTTTCACAATAGCTTTCATATCGTGGATAGAGGTATTACGTGATTGAATTAAGCCCTGATGTATGGTGCTTGCCTCATGTAATTCCATTATTTGTTGAGCCGCCTGTAGATATTGTAAATGTATATGTGAAACAATAGGAGGCAACTTTCGCCATTCTTTCATGCATGATGCAGATGCATTTTCAATATGTCTCTCAACGTTCAAGAGTTGACGATCTTCCTGATGTAATATAGCCAGAAAACCTTTAtataaatgaattttataaCCAAATTGTTTTGCAAAAGATTGCTCTGTTTTGGATATAGCAGTTTTCATTAAATTCCAGTCCGGCACTCGCCATGCACTTTCAAGTAtaagaaacatgtttttttccttatttgttTGGGCGTAATCCAATAAAATATCCCACTGATTCAGCTCTTTTGCACAACGAATCCATTGGTTTTCCCAGAGAAGCAATTCACTGTTAACATCTGTGTTAATCAGTCCATTGGCTTGATCATGTTTGAACTTTGACATTGCCAAGTCGTAAGCTCCCTGAGCTTCCTCGAAAAATCCCATCTGCTCGTAGGCTATAGCAATATTAGTTTCTGGATAATGTGCATACTTCAACCACAAACCAGCCCAAAGATCCTCTTCATGCATGGTAGCATACATTTGAGAGAGGGAATcatatactaaattttttttcattgcagagAATTGCTCTTGTTGATCCGGTTCGGAATTATCGAGAGATATTTTTCTAGTTCCATGGTGAAGTTCTTCCAGTACTAAAGTCATTCGATGCCAGAGATTATGAGCTCTACCTAGATATGTCATTAAATATGGTGGAATATATATCGGAGGTTCACATTGCATTAGACTTTCTACAAAGGTGTTAAGTGCACTAGGAAAGCAGTCCTTTTGCACCACGTTGCTACCGGAAGAGAGGAATGGAACGAGTTCTCTCGCAATTAAATGCTGCTGTTCCTCATCGAAAATTGCCCAAAGCcttggaaaaattattaaccACACATTTTCTGCTAGTTCTATATCCATGTGGCAAAGTTGTGCAATAGCTATAATTAACTGTTCCGTATTAATTTTACGATTAGcttctaaaaattcaatttgtttatttattagaagTTGTAATTTACGCTTCGGTAATTCTTTGTCATTCTCATGATTGCGATTCACACTCCAATTTGTTTCAAGATCATTATCAAAAACATCTTCCTTGTCTTCGACTTGCATTGCCTCAAAGCATTCAGTATGAGAAGACGTATATATTACGAAGCTACTTTTATCCTGGCCTTCAGCGAGATTGATTACTGATTTGATACTTGGTACCTTATGCGCTTcacttgaattttgaatttgggTCATTGTGTTAGTGGTCAGAACTAAAAGCTCAATGCACTGTTTTATCCAATAATGTGTGCCAATTGAGTCCCAAGCCTGTGAACAGATAATGTAAAGAAGGCGATCGTGAAGCCTCCTTCTCATTGATGCATCTAAAATCTCAAAGAACTTGGATCTTATCTGTGGATCTTGACATCGCAGACCAGTTAGAAAAGCACCTTCAAGTTTAGCTGTCAGTTCAGTTTGCTTATAATATTCGTCTCGGTATATGTAGTTTACGATCTCTAAGAATTGTATATTTAATTCCGTTTCGTCTGAAAACTTTTTCTCTAAATACTGCATAAGTTTCACCAATAAAATAGACTTTTCTCGTATTGAAGGTATTTGCATTATTGGATTTTGTTCTTTCGCTCTTATCCATTCATCGAGCATTTTTATTATCGATTTTAAGACTTTGACGTCTAAGCTTTTTTCAATCAGATTTACAAGAATATTTCCAATGAATAATTTGCGCACTTCAACTCCCATAatgattattcgattttttatcAAGTCTAAAGAAAGGACGAGCAACTCCAAAGATATATGACTGCTGTCCGTACTGGAAGCAATAGGTTGACCATTACCTTGTGTATTTAAGTGATCCTTTGTCAGCCTATTTAACACTCTTATAAATTGTAACATAAGTCTGTCTATATAACTTGAATTGTTGGAAGAACAGGCCTTTAATATCATTAGCGTTCCAAACAGTGACGGGGGATTGGGTTGAGggcttttttcatataaggtcAAATTATCCGAGATCATTTTGCTTATAGCACTATATAGTATATCAAGATCTTCGTGTTTATGATTGATATCTGGTGGAAAAATTGTCATAAGTCTTGTCAGAAAAGCATGCATAAGACGAACAATTCGTGTATTCTGGTGTATTATACAGCTTGAAAGCCCTTTTTGAATTGGTCTTATGGTTGATAGCAATTGATCAGCCGGCAAAATCGTTGTTAAAAACGTAACAAAGTCCAATCCAGTGCAAATGTTACTCAGATTTGGTGTTGGAGTTTCAATAGTCATAAACACTTTATCCAGCCAATTTAGTTTAAGTTCGAACGGTTGGGGCCATTTATTTTGCATTGCCGACTTTAATAGCATTATgcatctaaaaaatatataaataaatataatgtgAATGGGAAACAAATATTGGCTTACTTGCGCGACAATCCCTCGCCAGGCGAAATAACTGCGGGCTGATTATCGTTTACTTGACATGCAAGACGTATTAGAAAATTAAGTACTGTATCACAATGGGTTTTTTCTATCGATCGGAAAGCTTCGTCCATTTTCTGACTTTGATTAATTCCAGATGTACCTGTTATAAATGGCAGTGTGAGCTATAACAGGACaaacatttattaataaaatttaaataattatattacattGGCCGATTAGATTCCTTTGACCATCGGATGTGATGGCTTTCTTGCGTTGTGCGCTCACTTCATCAGACGATCGTTTATTAGTACTGTCACATACTGCACCTCCACCATCTAGATTTATATCCTCCACTTTTGTTTCCTTCTCTTCGTCTTTGATACGCTGTCCCTCCCATTTGATTATTACGTCAGCGATATCAACAGCAAGTTTTCTATGTTCCATTGACGCAGTGGGAGGAAACCCAAGGCGTTGCATATAATTAATGAGATGCTGTACTAAATGATGACGTACGGGAtaatatacctatgtacatatatagcacataaaaatatgaatactaggtattattttttactgtttACATTGGTTAGATTAAggataagaaatattttctctCATATACAGAgatttctttcaattttagaattacattttttagaacATTTGAGGTAGAGAACGTATGGAATATGctgaatgaaatgaatttcCGACTGGTTTTATAAAtatgagttaaatatatttagctTATGCTGGTTTTTACCTTATAATGGCGTACAATCAATTGAAGAATATGATATAGTTGTTGCATTAAGTGCCCTTCTtcgacaataattttttttgtccaatgAGTCAGCATAGTATTTCCGTCTTCCATTCGTAATGGCATCGCCGGTGTTAAGACATCAAGTGCTTGACGAACAACTGGTCTAGCTTCAAGGGCATGCCCCTTGAGCAACGAAAGAAACACTTGAAGTACAATCTTTTTGTGTATAGCCAATCGAGCAATTATATGAGCTAGTAGAAGGTGTCCGTGATATCGAGCTGTTGGATCCACTGAACTCTTACTAAGCAAGCAAGGCCATGCAAATGTCATTAGACGGCGAAGCTTGTTGCCCTGTCGCTTATTATTAGCATCACCGTCATGGATGTGCTGTGAAGCTCTTTCCACAAGCAAACAAGCAAATTGCAGTAATGCAATTCTAACTGCATCTTCATTCGCATACGGTTTGTCGGGGTCAAATACTTTGCTGATGAAAACAGATACAACATTGTTTTCATCATCGGTATATGATGCTGGGGGTGCCCCTATCAATTTATTTCCTTCCCCTTTATCAAAGCTTACGATGAAGCAAGGAATAAGCACGGctgttataatttttgctttaagATCTTCTGAGAGAGTAGTACCATTAAATTTATCAACAAAGTGGAAAAACGCTTTTCTTTTCCAGTGAACAGTATAGCTTTGAGCTAcagtattttgtaaaaattcccgTAGAAAATGGAAGTCCGGTATGAAATGTAAACAAAGCGCTCGTAGAAGTTGAAAAAGTAAATCAATATCATTGGTATTGTGGGAAAAATACAGTAGCAATATTTTCCCAACTAAATGCCACAAATCACAGGTAACATTGTCTTTGCATGTACTATACAAACTTGTCTCCCATAACTTTTTTAAGGCTAATACAATGTCCGTTTGTGTAGGAATCCACTGATCGTCCATTTCCATAATTGTATACACTAGCAGCACTGCCTGATGTTGAGCTTCATATTTCTGTGATTGCTCAAATTGCGGGTTCGAGTTTAATGTTCCGTTTATAAGCTTAACTAAGGCATTGCATTTATGTGTCTTAATAACAGTGCGAAATGGTTGTCCACATTTgtgatttaataaatataagaaaaacctATTCCATTGGGCATTTACAATTATACCATCAGAAACGAACAGATCCACGGTCTCGGCAGGAAACCGAAGTAAAAATTTCACGAGAGGTTCACGATACGGGCTTGATGATTCGATCATTaagcttttttcagttttcaagaCCAGCTGACAGAGACTGTCGATATATTTTGGCGACGCTGCTGTTATTTGATGAAACATTTCAATTAGAGTTACAACTTTTTGTTCATATTCATCACGTTTGgcaatcgtaaaaaaattgcccCCTTGATTCGTACTTGATTTGTGCGAAGAAATAGACATTTCTAAAATCTTCTGACaatgttgtaaaatttgttCACTTAGTTTTTCATTAAACATTTGAGGGAATAGCTGTGTGAAGTACGAAAGTCTCTTCGTTGCTGTTAAAGAAAGATTCCGATGATCGCCCAATGTTAACAGTAACGGCCGCATTCCAGCATGAACctgtttaaaaatgtattatttaaatatttacagaaaatCTTATATTGTAAAGTTTGTCAAGTTTTAGAGAATTGCAATACAAACATTCTGTAGTACGAAATATATCGAAGCAAATCGGCGATTCCGGCTATTATTATCATAGGGACTATCTACAAGTAAACCCAGGAAATTCGCAATTTCATATGTAAATACGTAGCTAGAGTGATACCGAAGACATTTTCTGGACAATGATAAAATTAGACAGGAACTACTAGCCAAACTTTATTCAATGCTCCTTAATTAggattatatgtacatatgaaatgCATATGTCTTACTGGATCTTCGTTAACTAAGTACTAGTCCCTGCTATCGTAAAACGTGCCGATTAATGATTGTATGTAAAGAGAAGATAAACTTTATTGCCTAGGTCAGCTAGACTATTTCGAAAATAGATTCCCCATGCATTTAACAGCGGAGATGGTAAGGCTCTATGCAGTAAATAATCAGTTCattatatatcaggtcagtccataagttcgtgcgtttttaaaggtggttttaaaattaataaaaaaggatgTTTAAAGtacttattaatcaataatatattttccttcattatttacaatgtcttccaaacgtttaggcaaatttataattccctgctcaaaaaatttgttgtccttggagccaaaatacgcttcgatatccctttttacagcttcttttgaggagtagttcttgttactcatatgtgattgaagtccacggaaaaggtgataatcacaaggtgcaatatccggagagtatggtgcatgcggcattagctcccatccgagctcattCAACTTGCCTATGGTTTGCCTTGCgatatgaggtcttgcgttgccgtggtgaaacaaaacttggcgtctattcactaaagacggtcaattttttaagtgcctcaatcaggtttgatagctaatgggaataataatcagcagttatcgtatggtttggttccagaagttcataataaacaataccagcCATATCCTACCAAATTTCTTGGGgtaaaggccatctctaggggtcggttctggtgtttcattcatctttatctaaccattggcgtttgtgaACAGGATTATAGTAAAGGATCcagttttcatcaccagtaacgatacggctcaaaaa
The sequence above is drawn from the Anastrepha obliqua isolate idAnaObli1 chromosome 4, idAnaObli1_1.0, whole genome shotgun sequence genome and encodes:
- the LOC129245163 gene encoding transcription-associated protein 1 isoform X1, with the translated sequence MAQNEFNTFRSYVNILSDPSAKEEIKFKAAQELSEHFELIIQSPSYPAFLELALKVFIRILQDGEPQFIQENSSQHIRKLILEMIHRLPISENLRQHVKPIISVMLKILRSDNEENVLVSLRIIIELHKHFRPSFNPEVQHFLLYVKDIYTELPNHMNKIFEQKQQPMRVKDLKELNIDHLLSITYAPRIIHVESLQDSSPQVFNLLPKGVLSLRVLQELPIIVVLMYQIYKTAVHQEVSEFIPLIMTTINLQPSPQQRWNSADLNKEIFVDFMGAQVKTLSFLAYIVRIFQDLILTHSASVTNGMLSLMELCPKEAAHLRKELLIAARHIFATDLRQKFVPIIEKLFNEDLLIGKGVTLESIRPLAYSTLADLAHHVRQSLSLDVLEKAVNLFSKNVHDESLATGIQTMSCKLLLNLVDCIRQHSELDAIKARNILVSLLKVFAYKFKTIAKIQLPSIIQKWKSQSSAPAANLSPGTSNTSNTNSYNDFKDGVGENGSTMDQAMKINIVGNHWLCPANIVEYRGLVKTLVGGAKTITWGFISSKPIFSDMKNNQEKLFDSSELKIYIDLVYWAMEALDIYTISTANTNQQRTSNQGPRTKEEKEVLEHFSGIFLMMHPQNFQEVFATTIDFMVERISKNTSLQVVANSFLANPTTSPLFATVLVEYLLGKMDEMGSNIERSNLYLRLFKLVFGSVSLFPVENEQMLRPHLHNIVNRSMELALTAEEPYNYFLLLRALFRSIGGGSHDLLYQEFLPLLPNLLEGLNRLQSGFHKQHMKDLFVELCLTVPVRLSSLLPYLPMLMDPLVSALNGSATLISQGLRTLELCVDNLQPDFLYDHIQPVRASLMQALWRTLRNQDNAALVAFRVLGKLGGGNRKMMTEPQTLQFKENDAVPTAVVTYFQDHDKPIDFPIEKAIDTAFTALSSNTTDAFYRRQSWEAIRCFLAASINLDDDKYTLQKLFMHNSFTEGNIMISPIIQTKLEEEHSRKTHQTALTGMLVASATKDLRESVFPVMVAVVRHYTMVAIAQEAGPFPYKHYHSSQGVDPLVLIDALAVCMGHEEKELCKPGHLCMELILETASTIMGTKERACRLPLIQYLVEKMTALCYERPWYAKVGGCKAIQFLYQHVSLKSLYQHLFTFLKAFLFVLMDLECEVSSGAIDVAKTNLRNMLKLCMVPLENENNNEEIVTFQNKAMYEIVHELVRQVTSSNALVREEAMGSLNFIAKLQKKTVYEIMDPHKEVLADIIPPKKHLLRHQPTNAQIGLMEGNTFCTTLEPRLFTISLTNNYHRLFFHELLTLSEAEDATLNKLDCYKNVANLIPLRKSALRALAACHYITDSQCKEKIINILFKVMESNKEELQEAAFNCTKVFISGIHIDKEKVHAGMRPLLLTLGDHRNLSLTATKRLSYFTQLFPQMFNEKLSEQILQHCQKILEMSISSHKSSTNQGGNFFTIAKRDEYEQKVVTLIEMFHQITAASPKYIDSLCQLVLKTEKSLMIESSSPYREPLVKFLLRFPAETVDLFVSDGIIVNAQWNRFFLYLLNHKCGQPFRTVIKTHKCNALVKLINGTLNSNPQFEQSQKYEAQHQAVLLVYTIMEMDDQWIPTQTDIVLALKKLWETSLYSTCKDNVTCDLWHLVGKILLLYFSHNTNDIDLLFQLLRALCLHFIPDFHFLREFLQNTVAQSYTVHWKRKAFFHFVDKFNGTTLSEDLKAKIITAVLIPCFIVSFDKGEGNKLIGAPPASYTDDENNVVSVFISKVFDPDKPYANEDAVRIALLQFACLLVERASQHIHDGDANNKRQGNKLRRLMTFAWPCLLSKSSVDPTARYHGHLLLAHIIARLAIHKKIVLQVFLSLLKGHALEARPVVRQALDVLTPAMPLRMEDGNTMLTHWTKKIIVEEGHLMQQLYHILQLIVRHYKVYYPVRHHLVQHLINYMQRLGFPPTASMEHRKLAVDIADVIIKWEGQRIKDEEKETKVEDINLDGGGAVCDSTNKRSSDEVSAQRKKAITSDGQRNLIGQCTSGINQSQKMDEAFRSIEKTHCDTVLNFLIRLACQVNDNQPAVISPGEGLSRKCIMLLKSAMQNKWPQPFELKLNWLDKVFMTIETPTPNLSNICTGLDFVTFLTTILPADQLLSTIRPIQKGLSSCIIHQNTRIVRLMHAFLTRLMTIFPPDINHKHEDLDILYSAISKMISDNLTLYEKSPQPNPPSLFGTLMILKACSSNNSSYIDRLMLQFIRVLNRLTKDHLNTQGNGQPIASSTDSSHISLELLVLSLDLIKNRIIIMGVEVRKLFIGNILVNLIEKSLDVKVLKSIIKMLDEWIRAKEQNPIMQIPSIREKSILLVKLMQYLEKKFSDETELNIQFLEIVNYIYRDEYYKQTELTAKLEGAFLTGLRCQDPQIRSKFFEILDASMRRRLHDRLLYIICSQAWDSIGTHYWIKQCIELLVLTTNTMTQIQNSSEAHKVPSIKSVINLAEGQDKSSFVIYTSSHTECFEAMQVEDKEDVFDNDLETNWSVNRNHENDKELPKRKLQLLINKQIEFLEANRKINTEQLIIAIAQLCHMDIELAENVWLIIFPRLWAIFDEEQQHLIARELVPFLSSGSNVVQKDCFPSALNTFVESLMQCEPPIYIPPYLMTYLGRAHNLWHRMTLVLEELHHGTRKISLDNSEPDQQEQFSAMKKNLVYDSLSQMYATMHEEDLWAGLWLKYAHYPETNIAIAYEQMGFFEEAQGAYDLAMSKFKHDQANGLINTDVNSELLLWENQWIRCAKELNQWDILLDYAQTNKEKNMFLILESAWRVPDWNLMKTAISKTEQSFAKQFGYKIHLYKGFLAILHQEDRQLLNVERHIENASASCMKEWRKLPPIVSHIHLQYLQAAQQIMELHEASTIHQGLIQSRNTSIHDMKAIVKTWRNRLPVVADDLSHWSDIFTWRQHHYQIITQHLEQQSDQGNTMLGVHASAQAIIYFGKIARKHNLTGVCQETLSRIYTIPSVPIVDCFQKIRQQVKCYLQMAASSGKTELNEALEVIESTNLKYFTGEMNAEFYALKGLLLAQIGRSEEAGKAFSAAVQLHDGLTKAWAMWGDYMEQMFLKDRQMVLAVSAITCYLHACRHQNESKTRKYLAKVLWFLSYENASGTLMSTLEKYVVGVPPPYWLPWIPQLLCCLVQYESNVILNLLSHVGRLFPQAVYFPIRTLYLTLKIEQREKHKTAEQAGFIGKLQTPVLDSQNTGQTINTQTSTGSTVNPIKATPSMWRCSKVMHVQREIHPTILSSLEGIVDQMVWFRESWTEEVLRQLRQGLIKCYAIAFENRSAVNDATITPHTLHFVKKLGSTFGIGIENIPGSVAASASNSAASESIARRAQVTFQDPVFQKMKEQFTNDFDFSKPGAMKLHNLISKLKTWIKALEAKVKKLPTSFLIEDKCRFLSNFSQKTAEVELPGELLLPSSSHYHIRIARFMPRVEIVQKNNTAARRLYIRGTNGKIYPYLVVIDTGLGDARREERVLQLMRMLNYYLEKQKETARRFLNMTIPRVVPISPQMRLAEDNPTSISLKEIYKKCCLKLKIDHDLPIVKYYDRLSEVQSRGTQTTHTVLCDIFCEVQTTMIQSSLFKKWALNRFISSTDFWQFRKMLTLQLALAFLCEHALHLTRLNADMMYIHQDSGLMNVSYYKFDINDEKEELDCNRPVPFRLTPNIAEFVTNIGITGPMSAAIVATARCFVQPNYKLCSILKAILRDEIIAIQKKRIRDNKLVEPIADSAIDMNAMDNTISLINKAVAVIMSRLNSISYFDNTESKKVSILIQSAINPDNLCRMDPAWHPWL